From one Rhodoferax sp. PAMC 29310 genomic stretch:
- the sixA gene encoding phosphohistidine phosphatase SixA has product MDLILWRHAEAQEWVNGCDDLARTLTARGEKQATRMAAWLDRQIPEGTRILASPARRTVQTADALSRKYKIRPELAPDANVAQLLELVQWPDAKGVVMVIGHQPTLGQTIAQLLNLNESACSVKKGAVWWLRNRQRQQTVVVTVQSPELL; this is encoded by the coding sequence ATGGACCTGATCTTGTGGCGCCACGCGGAAGCCCAGGAGTGGGTGAATGGGTGCGACGATCTGGCCCGCACCCTCACCGCCCGGGGGGAGAAGCAGGCGACGCGCATGGCCGCCTGGCTGGACCGCCAGATCCCCGAAGGCACCCGAATACTCGCCAGTCCGGCCAGGCGCACGGTTCAAACAGCCGACGCCCTGAGTCGAAAATACAAAATCAGACCCGAACTCGCCCCGGACGCCAACGTGGCCCAGCTTCTGGAACTGGTCCAGTGGCCCGACGCAAAAGGCGTGGTGATGGTGATTGGGCATCAGCCGACGCTGGGGCAAACCATTGCCCAGTTGCTGAACTTGAATGAATCGGCATGTTCGGTGAAAAAAGGCGCGGTCTGGTGGCTGCGCAATCGTCAGCGCCAGCAAACCGTAGTGGTCACGGTGCAATCGCCCGAACTGCTTTGA
- the ffh gene encoding signal recognition particle protein — protein sequence MASALTDKLSRLVKEIRGQARITETNVTEMLREVRMALLEADVALPVVRDFIARVKEKALGQEVLGSLTPGQALVSIVNKELAATMGQGVSDINLAAQPPAVILMAGLQGAGKTTTTAKLAKHLIEKRKKKVLTVSADVYRPAAIEQLKTVTAQAGAEWFPSAPDQKPVDIGLAALDYARKHFFDVLLVDTAGRLAIDEALMLEIKSLHAALNPIETLFVVDAMQGQDAINTAKAFKEALPLTGIILTKTDGDSRGGAALSVRQVTGAPIKFAGTSEKIDGLEVFDAERHAGRVLGMGDILALVEQVTAGVDMAAAQKLAAKVKSGASFDLNDFLAQIQQMKQMGGLSSLMDKLPASMAAKAGQMDMGKVEKDIKRKEGIIYSMTPLERRKPELIKATRKRRIAAGSGVQVQEVNRMLKEFEQMQDMMKKMKGGGMMKMMKRMGGMKGMPKMPF from the coding sequence ATGGCATCCGCCCTTACCGACAAACTCTCCCGCCTCGTCAAGGAAATACGTGGCCAGGCCCGTATCACCGAAACCAACGTCACCGAGATGTTGCGCGAGGTCCGCATGGCGCTGCTGGAGGCCGACGTGGCCCTGCCGGTGGTGCGCGACTTTATCGCCCGCGTGAAAGAAAAGGCGCTGGGGCAAGAGGTACTGGGCTCCTTGACCCCGGGCCAGGCGCTGGTCAGCATCGTCAACAAGGAGCTGGCCGCCACCATGGGCCAGGGGGTGAGTGATATCAACTTGGCGGCTCAGCCGCCGGCGGTCATTCTGATGGCCGGCTTGCAGGGCGCCGGCAAGACCACCACCACGGCCAAGCTGGCCAAACACCTGATCGAGAAGCGCAAGAAGAAGGTGTTGACCGTGTCCGCTGACGTCTACCGTCCGGCGGCCATTGAGCAGCTGAAAACCGTGACGGCGCAGGCGGGTGCCGAATGGTTCCCCAGTGCGCCAGATCAAAAACCGGTGGATATCGGCTTGGCCGCCTTGGACTACGCCCGCAAACACTTTTTTGATGTTCTGCTGGTGGATACCGCTGGCCGCCTGGCCATTGACGAAGCGTTGATGCTGGAAATCAAGAGCCTGCACGCTGCCCTCAACCCCATTGAAACCCTGTTCGTGGTCGACGCCATGCAGGGTCAGGATGCGATCAACACCGCCAAGGCCTTCAAGGAAGCGCTGCCGCTAACCGGCATCATCCTGACCAAGACGGATGGTGATTCCCGTGGCGGCGCGGCCTTGTCCGTGCGCCAAGTCACCGGTGCGCCCATCAAGTTTGCCGGCACCAGCGAGAAGATTGACGGGCTGGAAGTGTTTGATGCCGAGCGTCATGCCGGGCGCGTGTTGGGCATGGGCGACATTCTGGCGCTGGTCGAGCAGGTCACCGCCGGGGTGGACATGGCCGCCGCGCAAAAGCTGGCCGCCAAGGTCAAGAGCGGTGCGTCGTTTGATTTGAACGACTTTCTGGCCCAGATTCAGCAAATGAAACAAATGGGCGGACTGTCCAGCCTGATGGATAAATTGCCGGCCTCCATGGCGGCCAAAGCCGGCCAGATGGACATGGGGAAGGTCGAGAAAGACATCAAGCGCAAAGAGGGCATCATCTACAGCATGACGCCTCTGGAGCGCCGCAAGCCCGAACTCATCAAAGCCACCCGCAAGCGCCGCATTGCCGCGGGCTCCGGCGTTCAGGTTCAGGAAGTGAACCGCATGCTCAAGGAGTTTGAGCAGATGCAGGACATGATGAAGAAGATGAAGGGCGGCGGCATGATGAAGATGATGAAGCGCATGGGTGGCATGAAAGGCATGCCCAAAATGCCGTTCTAA
- a CDS encoding inner membrane protein YpjD — translation MILASATPLSLALALGAAVTYAGSALFASRLGDKMTRSAVWLAWLLHGTLLAWSLLGHEPRFGFAPALSVTAWLIAAVYAVESHIYPALKTRWTLSFLGAAAVLLALVFPGNRLHANASPWLPLHWALGIASYGLFGVAVVHAWFMNRAENQIRHATESHSGMPLLTMERLTFRFVGAGFALLTATLLVGILFGKSLYGPAAAVHWDHKTAFSILSWLCFALLLIGRARFGWRGKRAMRILYVGSGLLLLAYVGSRFVMEIILGVST, via the coding sequence ATGATTTTAGCCAGTGCTACCCCACTCAGTCTCGCCTTGGCGTTGGGCGCCGCTGTGACCTATGCGGGATCAGCTCTTTTCGCCTCGCGACTGGGCGACAAAATGACCCGGTCAGCGGTCTGGCTGGCTTGGCTTTTGCATGGCACTTTGCTGGCCTGGAGCCTTCTGGGGCACGAGCCACGCTTTGGCTTTGCCCCTGCGCTGTCTGTCACGGCTTGGCTGATCGCAGCCGTCTACGCGGTGGAGAGTCACATTTACCCGGCACTGAAAACCCGCTGGACCTTGTCCTTTTTAGGCGCAGCAGCGGTGCTGTTGGCGCTGGTCTTTCCGGGCAATCGGCTTCACGCCAACGCATCACCTTGGCTCCCCCTGCATTGGGCACTGGGGATTGCGTCTTATGGCCTGTTTGGGGTGGCAGTGGTACATGCCTGGTTCATGAACCGCGCTGAGAACCAGATTCGCCACGCCACTGAGTCGCATAGCGGCATGCCACTGCTAACCATGGAGCGGCTGACGTTCCGATTTGTGGGCGCGGGCTTCGCCCTCCTGACCGCCACCCTGCTGGTGGGCATTCTTTTTGGGAAATCCTTGTATGGGCCGGCGGCAGCGGTTCACTGGGACCATAAAACAGCGTTTTCCATTCTGTCGTGGCTGTGTTTCGCCCTGCTGCTGATTGGGCGCGCCCGCTTTGGTTGGCGTGGCAAGCGCGCGATGCGCATTCTTTATGTGGGTTCTGGTTTACTGCTGTTAGCCTACGTGGGATCACGCTTTGTGATGGAAATCATCCTGGGGGTGTCGACATGA
- a CDS encoding PP0621 family protein, translating into MKFALLVLLVLIGVLLWRNRQPANPSAPDDPETESNEPSNMVRCTLCSVHVPADDAIQGKNGSYCSVDHRQIAEP; encoded by the coding sequence ATGAAGTTTGCGTTGTTGGTGTTGCTGGTCTTGATCGGCGTTCTGTTGTGGCGCAATCGCCAGCCGGCAAACCCATCAGCCCCGGATGACCCTGAAACGGAGAGCAATGAGCCTTCCAACATGGTCCGTTGTACCTTGTGCTCAGTGCATGTGCCCGCAGACGACGCCATTCAGGGAAAAAACGGCTCCTATTGCAGCGTGGATCATCGCCAAATCGCGGAGCCGTGA
- a CDS encoding PAS domain-containing sensor histidine kinase: protein MKQPPDAAPSWFGPNLFEPGIEQADRPDEFNRIWHGFMTARVTLGLVLVLLQSVFFALSSTKDLGPLLICATYFIAALVVRLMVRPRPMGKTFDAQWFGTVGVDVVAFALLQMSQDTSINYAPLFALPVLMTSILGSMLLAMGAAASVTLFLFLYAGWVVLHGAGDAAPHFLQAALTGAGCFALSFLANQFATRMAHVELRAERNQLAADVQRQVNELVVESLSDGIMVIDRTGTVRSANPAARRLLGPERFLDAEFFNLRSKPGWQSLVALMKLSFDKLTSQQAEVILRHSGQGPRRLRAQTQMTSINNANDALCVLFLQDQREMEARVRTEKLASMGRMSAAVAHEIRNPLAAIAQANALLDEDLTEPGHKQLSQMVQQNARRLERIVDEVLDIARTHHEEQGVADAIRLNELVMQTCRDWQAQTGSKNLLCLSQAEGATEVRFEPEHLRRVLINLLDNARRYASQNPNAIQVSVGQNPGGRAFVSVWSDGQPMDKSVERHLFEPFFSSESRSSGLGLYICRELCERHGATIIHQRNTGHGNDSPVDGNEFLVSFHGFVTREGGPALSQKDSPQP from the coding sequence GTGAAGCAGCCCCCGGACGCTGCACCCTCCTGGTTTGGGCCCAACCTGTTTGAGCCCGGCATAGAACAAGCCGATCGACCGGACGAGTTCAACCGCATCTGGCACGGGTTCATGACTGCCCGTGTAACCTTGGGCTTGGTTTTGGTTCTTTTGCAAAGCGTGTTCTTTGCTTTGTCTTCGACCAAGGACTTGGGGCCGCTGCTAATTTGCGCCACCTACTTTATTGCCGCGCTGGTGGTTCGCCTGATGGTTCGACCACGGCCGATGGGCAAAACGTTCGATGCCCAGTGGTTTGGCACCGTCGGCGTGGACGTGGTGGCGTTTGCCTTGTTGCAGATGTCGCAAGACACCAGCATCAATTACGCACCGTTGTTTGCCCTGCCGGTCCTGATGACCTCCATTCTCGGCTCGATGTTGCTGGCCATGGGGGCCGCTGCCTCGGTCACCTTGTTTTTGTTTCTGTACGCCGGGTGGGTTGTGCTCCATGGCGCGGGGGACGCTGCCCCACACTTTTTGCAGGCTGCCCTCACTGGGGCGGGCTGCTTTGCCCTGTCGTTTTTAGCCAACCAGTTCGCCACACGAATGGCGCACGTCGAGCTTCGGGCTGAACGCAACCAACTGGCAGCCGACGTACAACGGCAAGTCAATGAACTGGTGGTCGAATCCCTCAGCGACGGCATCATGGTGATCGACCGGACTGGCACCGTGCGCTCCGCCAACCCGGCGGCTCGACGTTTGCTGGGTCCGGAGCGCTTTCTGGATGCCGAGTTCTTCAACCTCCGGTCCAAGCCAGGCTGGCAAAGTCTGGTGGCTCTGATGAAACTGAGCTTTGACAAGCTCACTTCGCAACAGGCTGAAGTTATTCTCCGCCACAGCGGACAAGGTCCCCGGCGGTTGCGCGCACAGACCCAAATGACGTCTATCAACAATGCAAACGACGCCCTCTGCGTGTTGTTTTTGCAAGACCAGCGTGAAATGGAAGCCCGGGTGCGAACAGAAAAGCTGGCCAGCATGGGGCGCATGTCTGCCGCCGTGGCCCATGAAATACGAAACCCTTTGGCTGCAATTGCGCAGGCCAACGCTTTGTTGGACGAGGACCTGACCGAACCGGGCCACAAACAGTTGTCTCAAATGGTGCAACAAAATGCCCGCCGACTGGAGCGAATTGTTGATGAAGTCCTGGACATTGCGCGCACTCACCACGAAGAGCAGGGTGTGGCTGATGCCATCCGCCTGAATGAACTGGTGATGCAAACTTGCCGGGACTGGCAAGCGCAGACGGGGAGCAAGAATCTGCTGTGCCTGTCACAGGCCGAAGGGGCCACCGAGGTAAGGTTTGAACCTGAGCACCTGCGCCGGGTTCTGATCAACCTGCTGGACAACGCGAGGCGCTATGCCAGCCAGAACCCGAACGCCATTCAGGTGTCAGTCGGTCAGAACCCGGGCGGGCGGGCCTTTGTCAGTGTCTGGAGCGACGGGCAACCCATGGACAAATCAGTGGAACGCCACCTTTTCGAACCCTTTTTCTCGTCTGAAAGCCGCTCAAGCGGACTGGGACTGTACATCTGCCGGGAATTGTGTGAGCGGCACGGCGCGACTATCATTCACCAGCGCAACACCGGCCATGGCAACGACAGTCCGGTGGACGGCAATGAGTTTCTGGTCTCATTTCACGGTTTTGTGACCCGAGAGGGTGGCCCCGCGCTATCGCAGAAGGACTCCCCTCAACCATGA
- a CDS encoding sigma-54 dependent transcriptional regulator yields MTSTHLPTTTRILVVDDEPDLRTLYELTLLRAGYQVETAENVMDAQQQLAAHRFDVLITDMRLPDGLGLTLIQQLKAEKRKERCIVITAYGSAENAVESLKAGAFDYLTKPVDLKQFRSVVASAVRDTSTPAPAGSQPPDAAGRPGSPDTPILGGKQAIDRLVGNSSGLRLVKERVVKVARSMAPVLVNGESGTGKELVAQALHANSHRAEGPWVAVNCSAIPEALLEAEFFGSKKGSFTGSTQDRDGFFQAAAGGTLFLDEIGDLPLAMQSKLLRAIQERRVRPLGATQELAVDVRIVSATHKNLAEEVKAGRFRQDLYYRLNVIEIAIPPLRDRREDLPALCNALLDRIAHDSGMPTPVLPASVLSQLAQDPLHGNVRELENLLHRAVALCDEDELQIETSTPSPLAHEPAFAHSGGGTLDSEPNAIPSDLQGHLDNQEREILIQALQETGFNRTAAAARLGISLRQMRYRIARLNIDAPQGGENSDDPF; encoded by the coding sequence ATGACCTCAACGCACCTGCCGACCACGACTCGAATACTGGTGGTTGACGATGAACCTGACCTGAGGACTCTTTATGAGCTCACCCTGCTGCGTGCCGGGTATCAGGTGGAAACCGCCGAAAATGTGATGGATGCTCAGCAGCAACTCGCAGCCCACCGCTTTGACGTCCTCATTACCGACATGCGCCTGCCCGACGGATTGGGTTTGACCTTAATTCAGCAACTCAAGGCCGAAAAACGCAAAGAACGCTGTATCGTCATCACCGCCTACGGATCCGCTGAGAATGCAGTTGAGTCCCTGAAAGCTGGCGCGTTTGACTACCTGACCAAGCCGGTCGATTTGAAACAATTCCGAAGCGTGGTGGCATCGGCCGTTCGTGACACGAGCACTCCTGCACCCGCTGGCAGCCAGCCCCCTGATGCCGCTGGACGCCCGGGCAGCCCAGACACGCCGATTTTGGGCGGCAAGCAGGCGATTGATCGACTGGTGGGCAACTCCAGCGGACTCCGCCTGGTCAAGGAGCGCGTGGTCAAAGTGGCGCGAAGCATGGCGCCGGTGTTGGTGAACGGTGAGTCTGGAACCGGCAAGGAACTGGTTGCTCAGGCCCTTCACGCCAACAGCCACCGAGCCGAGGGACCTTGGGTGGCCGTCAATTGCAGTGCCATTCCGGAGGCCTTGTTGGAGGCCGAGTTTTTTGGCTCCAAAAAGGGCTCATTCACCGGCTCAACGCAGGATCGGGACGGATTTTTTCAGGCCGCTGCCGGGGGCACCTTGTTTCTGGATGAAATTGGGGATCTCCCTCTGGCCATGCAGTCCAAGCTGCTGCGAGCCATCCAGGAGCGGCGTGTACGCCCCCTTGGCGCGACGCAGGAGTTGGCCGTTGATGTGCGCATCGTCAGCGCCACCCACAAAAACCTCGCAGAGGAGGTGAAAGCAGGTCGCTTTCGCCAAGACCTCTACTACCGCCTCAATGTGATTGAAATCGCCATCCCACCGCTGCGCGATCGACGTGAGGACCTGCCTGCCCTTTGCAACGCGCTGCTCGACCGCATTGCCCATGATTCCGGCATGCCCACTCCGGTTTTGCCCGCATCAGTATTGAGTCAGCTAGCCCAAGATCCATTGCACGGCAACGTTCGGGAACTGGAGAACCTGCTGCACCGCGCCGTCGCCCTTTGCGATGAAGACGAGCTGCAGATTGAAACCTCCACTCCAAGCCCCTTGGCTCACGAGCCGGCGTTCGCCCACAGTGGTGGGGGCACTTTGGACAGCGAACCCAACGCCATTCCCAGCGACCTTCAGGGCCACCTGGACAACCAGGAGCGGGAGATTCTGATTCAAGCGCTGCAAGAGACCGGATTCAATCGTACTGCGGCTGCCGCCAGGCTTGGCATCAGCCTGCGACAAATGCGCTACCGCATTGCGCGGCTCAATATTGATGCCCCCCAAGGCGGAGAGAACTCAGATGACCCGTTCTGA
- the ampD gene encoding 1,6-anhydro-N-acetylmuramyl-L-alanine amidase AmpD, which translates to MTRSDPVVHDALWRGGWYRFAAHLASPNFGVRPRDARVDLLVIHSISLPPGQFGGDKVEQLFTNQLDWDAHHYFKTIEGMQVSSHFYIRRNGDLSQFVSCDDRAWHAGASRYRGRSNCNDDSIGIEMEGLEGDLFEPEQYETLTSLCAALMANYPIAHIAGHEHIAPGRKADPGAGFDWPSLQHSLGLSSRYLPRTPIPD; encoded by the coding sequence ATGACCCGTTCTGACCCCGTCGTGCACGATGCACTTTGGCGAGGGGGTTGGTACCGGTTTGCCGCCCATCTAGCCTCACCCAACTTTGGCGTGCGTCCCCGGGACGCCCGCGTTGATTTACTGGTCATTCACTCCATTAGCCTACCGCCGGGCCAATTCGGTGGTGACAAAGTTGAGCAACTTTTCACCAACCAGCTTGATTGGGACGCACACCACTACTTCAAAACCATCGAAGGCATGCAGGTGTCTTCGCACTTCTACATTCGACGCAATGGCGACCTGTCGCAATTCGTCAGTTGCGATGATCGCGCCTGGCATGCAGGCGCCTCCCGCTACCGTGGCCGCTCCAATTGCAACGACGACTCCATCGGCATCGAGATGGAGGGGCTTGAAGGAGACCTGTTTGAGCCCGAACAATACGAAACGCTGACCAGCCTATGCGCCGCGCTGATGGCGAACTACCCCATTGCACACATCGCGGGGCATGAACACATTGCACCGGGTCGCAAGGCCGATCCCGGTGCCGGGTTTGATTGGCCAAGCCTGCAGCACTCTCTGGGATTGAGCAGTCGATATTTGCCTCGCACCCCAATACCCGACTAA
- a CDS encoding ribonucleoside-diphosphate reductase subunit alpha, translating into MQTALNTPSERQSSPSTSALGDDSIQTTANGVSQYQVIRRNGAVVPFEPAKIAVAMMKAFLAVTGTHGAASASVRETVDGLTQGVIRALMRSRPGGGTFHIEDVQDQVELGLMRDGHHEVARAYVLYREKHAQERAQQITQSTPKAPQLHALDNGQRIVLDLDRLKGLIEAACAGLGADVKPEPIMAETMRNLYDGVPMDEVYKASVLAARTLIEKDPDYTYATARLLFHTMAREALGKDVVQADMAQAYVEYFPQFIQKGVDNELLDAKLLEFDLVRLGAALKADRDLNFDYLGIQTLYDRYFLHIGKTRIELPQAFFMRVAMGLSLNESDREARAIEFYEILSSFDFMSSTPTLFNSGTLRSQLSSCYLTTVPDDLDGIYESIKENALLSKFAGGLGNDWTRVRALGSHIKGTNGESQGVVPFLKVVNDTAVAVNQGGKRKGAVCTYLETWHLDIEEFLELRKNTGDDRRRTHDMNTANWIPDLFMRRVMEKGQWTLFSPNNVPDLHDKFGAEFETAYVAYEAQAARGELKPARALPAADLWRKMLTMLFETGHPWITFKDACNVRSPQQHAGVVHSSNLCTEITLNTSDTETAVCNLGSVNLLQHLKNGAVDHVKLQKTITTAMRMLDNVIDINYYAVKKARDSNLRHRPVGLGVMAFQDSLYELRIPYASDAAVAFADTSMEAICYYAYWASTELAKERGQYSSYKGSLWDKGILPIDTLDMLARERGGYVEVDRSSTMDWDSLRKKIATDGMRNSNCTAIAPTATISNIIGVDASIEPCFGNLSVKSNLSGEFTIINNYLVQDLKRLGLWDDVMVMDLKHFDGSLKPIDRVPADIKLLYATAFEVETRWLVEAASRRQKWIDQAQSLNIYMAGASGKKLDDTYKLAWIRGLKTTYYLRTMSATHVEKSTVTAGRMNAVSSGSESSPSSQSGMSALDAAAAAAREQMASGPATDVKFCGVDDPTCESCQ; encoded by the coding sequence ATGCAAACTGCTTTAAACACGCCTTCAGAGCGCCAGTCCAGTCCGTCCACATCCGCTTTAGGGGATGACTCGATTCAAACCACCGCCAATGGCGTGAGCCAGTATCAAGTCATTCGCCGCAATGGCGCCGTCGTGCCATTCGAACCGGCCAAGATCGCGGTCGCCATGATGAAGGCCTTTCTGGCTGTCACCGGCACCCACGGAGCCGCATCGGCCAGCGTCCGCGAAACAGTAGATGGATTGACGCAAGGCGTGATTCGCGCCCTGATGCGCTCGCGCCCGGGCGGCGGGACCTTTCACATTGAAGATGTTCAAGATCAGGTCGAATTGGGACTGATGCGTGACGGTCACCACGAGGTGGCCCGAGCCTATGTCTTGTATCGGGAAAAACATGCACAAGAGCGCGCTCAACAGATCACGCAGTCGACACCCAAAGCGCCGCAGTTGCACGCGCTGGACAACGGTCAGCGCATTGTGCTTGACCTTGACCGCCTCAAGGGGCTGATTGAGGCTGCCTGCGCCGGTCTGGGCGCTGACGTCAAACCCGAACCGATCATGGCTGAGACCATGCGAAATCTGTATGACGGCGTCCCCATGGACGAGGTCTACAAAGCATCGGTGCTTGCTGCACGCACTTTGATCGAAAAAGACCCTGATTACACCTACGCCACCGCCCGACTGCTGTTCCACACAATGGCCAGAGAAGCATTGGGCAAAGACGTGGTGCAGGCTGACATGGCACAGGCCTACGTCGAGTACTTCCCTCAGTTCATCCAAAAGGGTGTGGACAATGAACTGCTCGACGCCAAGCTGCTCGAGTTTGACTTGGTTCGCCTGGGTGCAGCCCTCAAGGCCGACCGCGACCTGAACTTTGACTACCTTGGCATCCAGACCCTGTACGACCGTTATTTCCTGCACATTGGGAAAACACGGATTGAACTGCCACAGGCTTTCTTCATGCGGGTGGCCATGGGCTTGTCGCTCAACGAATCCGACCGCGAGGCGCGGGCCATCGAGTTTTACGAAATCCTGTCGTCATTTGACTTCATGTCCAGCACGCCAACGCTGTTCAACAGCGGCACCTTGCGCTCACAATTGTCGAGCTGCTATCTGACCACTGTGCCAGACGATCTGGATGGAATCTATGAATCCATCAAGGAAAACGCACTGCTGTCCAAGTTCGCAGGTGGTTTGGGCAACGATTGGACACGCGTGCGCGCACTGGGCTCTCACATCAAGGGCACGAACGGCGAATCCCAGGGCGTGGTTCCGTTTCTGAAGGTCGTCAACGACACTGCAGTCGCCGTCAACCAAGGCGGCAAGCGCAAGGGTGCCGTATGCACCTACCTGGAAACCTGGCACTTGGACATCGAAGAGTTTCTGGAGCTTCGCAAAAACACGGGCGATGATCGCCGCCGTACCCATGACATGAATACCGCGAACTGGATTCCGGATCTGTTCATGCGTCGGGTCATGGAAAAAGGCCAGTGGACCCTGTTCTCGCCGAACAACGTGCCTGATTTGCATGACAAATTTGGCGCCGAATTCGAGACAGCCTATGTGGCCTATGAGGCGCAGGCTGCACGCGGCGAACTCAAGCCAGCCCGTGCGCTGCCCGCCGCCGATCTGTGGCGAAAAATGCTCACCATGCTGTTTGAAACCGGTCATCCCTGGATCACGTTCAAGGACGCCTGCAATGTGCGTTCGCCCCAACAACACGCGGGTGTCGTTCACTCAAGCAACTTGTGCACCGAGATCACGCTCAACACCAGCGACACAGAAACCGCCGTGTGCAACCTGGGTTCGGTCAATCTGTTGCAACACTTGAAGAATGGGGCGGTGGATCACGTCAAGCTGCAAAAGACCATCACCACAGCGATGCGCATGCTGGACAACGTGATTGACATCAATTACTACGCCGTCAAGAAAGCCCGCGACTCCAACCTGCGTCACCGCCCTGTGGGCTTGGGTGTGATGGCGTTCCAGGACAGCCTGTATGAGCTGCGTATCCCCTACGCCAGTGACGCAGCAGTCGCGTTTGCCGACACCTCCATGGAGGCCATTTGCTACTACGCTTACTGGGCATCGACAGAGCTGGCGAAAGAGCGCGGCCAGTACTCCAGCTACAAAGGCTCGCTGTGGGACAAAGGCATCTTGCCCATCGACACGTTAGACATGTTGGCTCGCGAGCGCGGCGGCTATGTCGAGGTCGACCGCTCGTCGACCATGGATTGGGATTCGCTGCGCAAGAAAATTGCAACCGACGGCATGCGCAACTCTAATTGTACGGCCATTGCACCGACAGCAACCATTTCAAACATCATCGGAGTCGACGCCTCAATTGAGCCTTGTTTTGGCAATCTGTCCGTCAAGTCCAACCTGTCTGGCGAGTTCACCATTATCAACAACTACCTGGTTCAAGACCTCAAACGTCTGGGACTTTGGGACGATGTCATGGTCATGGACCTGAAGCACTTCGATGGTTCTCTCAAACCAATCGATCGTGTTCCCGCAGATATCAAGCTGCTCTACGCCACCGCGTTTGAAGTGGAAACCCGCTGGTTGGTCGAGGCCGCATCCCGCCGCCAAAAATGGATTGACCAAGCACAGTCACTCAACATCTACATGGCGGGCGCGTCAGGCAAGAAGCTGGACGACACGTACAAGCTGGCCTGGATTCGTGGCTTGAAAACCACCTACTATTTGCGCACCATGTCTGCCACCCACGTGGAGAAGTCAACGGTGACTGCGGGTCGCATGAATGCTGTTTCATCGGGGAGCGAGTCATCACCTTCCAGCCAGTCTGGCATGAGCGCCCTTGACGCCGCAGCCGCCGCCGCCCGTGAACAAATGGCATCGGGACCGGCAACAGACGTGAAGTTCTGCGGGGTCGACGACCCCACCTGTGAATCCTGCCAATAA